Genomic segment of Aliarcobacter trophiarum LMG 25534:
CTTATCTATCATATTTGCACTATTTTCTTCTAAAAGTACATTTATACTATTTTCTTTAAATAGCCTCTCTATTTTTAGATATGCCTCTTTTAGGTTTGGACTTTGTGGTCTTAAAACTACTCCAATATTCTCTATTTTTTCTAGGTGCTTATAGCTTTCTTCTAATCTCAAAGAATCCTCTTTTCTTAAATTTAAACAAAAGTATTCTACAACATCTCTTGTATAAACCTAATAAAAAAGGGAAGCATGAAATCACACTTCCCCTTAAATTTAAAATTTGTAAATACTATTTACCCATTTCTTTTTTTCATAATCTCTTCAGAAACATTTCTAGGAACCTCTTGGTATGAGTCAAACAACATAGAGTAAGTTGCTCTTCCTTGAGACATAGATCTTAAATCTGTTGAGTAACCAAATAGTTCAGATAATGGAATCATAGCAGTTACAAGTTTGATACCAGCTCTATCATCCATAGATTGAACTTGTCCTCTTCTTTTATTACAATCACCAATTACATCTCCCATGTACTCTTCTGGAGTTTCAATTTCAACTTTCATAATTGGCTCAAGTAAAACTGCACCAGCAGCTGCACTTCTACACCCTTGTTTGAATCCCATTGAAGCAGCTAATTTAAATGCCATTTCAGATGAGTCAACTTCATGGTAGCTTCCATCATAAAGTGTAACTTCAATATCAACCATTGGATAACCAGCTAAAATACCACCTTGCATCGCTTCAAAACAACCTTTTTCAACAGCAGGAACATACTCTTTTGGAACAACCCCACCTTTAATATCATTATTAAATTTGAATGTTGGTTCACTTCCAGCTTCCATTGGTTTAATCTCTAAGTAAACATGTCCATATTGACCTTTACCTCCAGATTGTTTTGCATATTTATACTCTTGCTTAACAGCATTTCTAATAGTTTCTCTATATGCAACTTGAGGAGCCCCTACTTCTGCTTCAACTTTGAACTCTCTTTTCATTCTATCTACAAGAATTTCAAGGTGTAACTCACCCATTCCTGAAATAATAGTTTGTCCAGTCTCTTCATCAGTATTTACTCTAAATGATGGATCTTCTTCTGCTAATTTCCCTAAAGCAATACCCATTTTTTCTTGGTCAGCTTTTGTTTTTGGCTCAACAGCAACAGAGATAACAGGATCTGGGAAATCCATTCTTTCTAAGATTACAGGATCTTTTTCACTAGCAAGTGTATCACCTGTGATTGTATCTTTAAGACCAACAACTGCACCAATTTCACCAGCATAAAGTTCTTTAACTTCTTCTCTTGAGTTTGCATGCATTTTAAGTAATCTTCCGATTCTCTCTTTTTTCATTTTTGTAGAGTTTAGTACATAAGTTCCAGACTCTAGAATTCCTCTATAAACTCTTGTAAATGTTAATTGTCCAACAAATGGGTCAGTCATAATTTTAAATGCAAGGGCAGCAACTTCACCTTTATCAGTTGAAGGAACAAGTACAGCCTCTCCATCTTGAGTTTCACCTTTAATATCAGCAACTTCTGTTGGTGCTGGTAAATACATAGCAACTGCATCAAGAAGTGGTTGAATTCCTTTATTTTTAAATGATGTTCCACAAACCATTGGAGTTATCTCCATAGCTAAACATCTTTTTTTAATTCCAGACACAATCTCTTCTTCAGTTAATTCAACACCTTCAAGATATTTATCCATAAGCTCATCACTTGATTCAGAAGCAGCTTCAACAAGTTTTTCTCTATACTCAGCAGCCATATCAGCTAAATCAGCTGGAATCTCTTCAATTTTATACATTTCACCAGCTTGAGCATCTAATGTATAAGTATAAGCTTTCATCTTTACTAAATCAATCATTCCTCTAAATTGGTCTTCAGCACCAATTGGAATTTGAAGAGGAACTGGATTAGCTTTTAATCTATCTCTTACTTGAGCCATAACATTTAAAAAGTTTGCACCAGTTCTATCCATTTTATTTACATAGATAATTCTAGGAACTCCATATTTATTTGCTTGTCTCCAAACAGTCTCAGATTGTGGTTGAACTCCACCAACTGAACAAAATACTGCAACAGCACCATCAAGAACCCTCATTGATCTCTCAACTTCAATAGTAAAATCAACGTGACCTGGAGTATCAATAATGTTTATTTGTAACTGCTCATTTGTTTTTGGATGATTCCAAAAACATGTTGTTGCAGCAGAAGTAATTGTAATACCTCTTTCTTGCTCTTGCTCCATCCAGTCCATTGTTGCAGTACCTTCATGAGTCTCACCAATTTTATGAGAAATACCTGTATAAAAAAGGATTCTCTCTGTACTTGTTGTTTTTCCAGCATCGATATGAGCTGCAATTCCTATGTTTCTTACTCTATTTAAGGGTACTTTTCTTGCCATAATTTTTTCCTACCATCTGTAGTGTGCAAATGCTTTGTTAGCCTCTGCCATTCTATGTACATCTTCTTTTTTCTTAAAAGATGCTCCTCTTTCGTTTGCAGCTTCGAATAGCTCGTTTGCTAATCTCTCTACCATTGTTCTTTCATTTCTTTTTCTTGAAGCATCAATTAACCATCTTAAAGCCAAAGTTTGTCTTCTTACAGCTCTTACTTCAACAGGAACTTGGTATGTAGCTCCTCCAACTCTTCTACTTCTTACTTCTAAAAGTGGTTTAACATTTTCAACTGCTTTTTCAAACAGGTCAAAACCTTTTTCTTCACCTCTTTTATCAAGGTTTTCTATTGCACCATAAAGGATTTTTTCAGCAACAGATTTTTTACCATCTAGCATAATTGCATTTACAAATTTTGTGATCACTTTACTATTGTAGATAGGATCAGCCATTATTTCTCTAACTGGAGCTTTTCTTCTTCTCATTTTCTATCCTTCTACTTATTTTTTAGCTTTTGGTCTTTTTGTACCATACTTAGATCTAGATACAGTTCTGTTGTTAACTCCAGCTGAATCTAACGCACCTCTTACAATGTGGTATTTAACCCCAGGTAAATCTTTTACTCTTCCCCCTCTTACTAACACTATTGAGTGTTCTTGAAGGTTATGTCCCTCTCCACCGATATATGAAATAACTTCAAATCCAGTTGTTAATCTAACTTTTGCAACTTTTCTTAAAGCCGAGTTAGGTTTTTTTGGAGTTGTTGTATATACTCTTGTACATACTCCTCTTCTTTGTGGACATTTTTTAAGAGCTGGTGATTTTGATTTCTCAACCACTTTTTTTCGCTCTTTTCTTACAAGCTGTTGTATTGTAGGCATTTCTTTCCTTTATAATATTTGGTTTGAGTAGTTATAGCCCCACTCATGCTTCTCGTAATCTTCAAAATATTTTGAAGCGATACTACCATTCTAGGAAACTACTGTAGTGTTTTCTAAAAAAGTTTTGCATTATATCTAAATATATTTAAGTTTTGCTTTATTACTCTACCTTTAGCACATTTTATTTTATTTAGAATCTAGCTTTAACTCCTGCAAAATAGTATGTTCCTACATTTATATCAGCATTTGTATCTACTTTTTGGTTAAATATATTATCAACTCCACCATATAATGTAAAAATCTTATTTATATCGTAAGAAAGCCCCAAATCAACTAAAGTATAATCATCTATCTTCTCTTTATTTTGAGCATCTTCATACTGTTTTCCAATATATCTAATATTTATATTTGATTTTAAAGGTTCTATTATTTTGTAACTAAGATTTAAAGCTGCACTTATACTAGGAGTAAATGTAAGTTCTTTATTTGTACTTTTATCTTTTGTATCAAGATATGTAAGATTAAAACTACTTTCAAAACTATTTGTAAACTTATAATCCAAATTTAACTCTAGCCCATTTATATTTACTTTATCTAAATTTTCACTAGTATAATATTTAGTCCCACCAGTTCCATATGCTTTTAAATCTATTTTATTTTTAATATCTGTTCTAAAAATTACAAATTCACTAATAAAACCATTGAAATTATTTTCATAAGCTATCTCATAGCTATTTGACTCTTCTGGCTTTAAATCATAAGAGTTCGTTTTAAATGGTGGGAAAATAACATCTGCTCCATATCTTTTTCCATCTTTGTAAAGTGGACTTACTACATAAAGTTCTGCAATATCAGGACTTCTATAACCTTGAGAAAAGTTTGCTCTTATTTTATTGTTTTCTCCTAGTTTTTGCACAACTCCTGCTTGAAATGTTGTTTTATTATTTGCATTTGAGATATCATCATATCTTACTCCAACAGTTGCATTTAAGCTATCAGTAAACTCTATCTCATCTTGCAAATATATAGCTTTATACTCTATTTCTTTTCTAACAAATTCACTAGATTGTGGATTTTTATTAATTGCTGCACTATCTCTTCTCTCTTTTCTATAATCAAGCCCAAAAGTAAGTAAATTTGAGTTATTCAAAGAGTAAGTTGTAATACTTTCTACATCATCAATTCTTACATTTGCACTAAATTTCTTACTTACAGCACTATCAAAATTTATAGCCTTTGTCTCATTTCTTTTTTTATATATAGATGTATAATATCTCAATGTTGTGCTTAAATCATCACTTATATCATATTTTACAAATATCGAACTATCATATCTATGATTTTTATCTTTTGAGTTTATCGGCGTATTCAAAACCATTCCATTTTGACCTATTTGTTGAGAACTTCCTATATAATCTCCTTCTCTATCTTCATTGAAATAGTTAACATCAGCTCCTAAAGTTAAGCTGTCTGTAACATTTTTTTCCAAAGCAACTCCCACACTATTTAGAGTTGAACTATCTCCATAGCTTACTCCTAAAACTCCACTTTTACCATTTTGAGAATGTTGTGGAATAGGAGTTCCATTTTGTGGGTTTATTACCTTTTGAGAATAATTTTTATCTTTTTTAAATGAAGATGTATCTAAAGTAGAAGCATAAACCTTATATTTATAACCATCTATATTCCCCATTGTTGTAAAATTTGCATTTTTTTGTCTAGCTTTTGAATAAGCATTTGAACCATATTTTAAATCAATAGTGGTATAGTTTCTATCTTTTAAATCTCTCTTTGTAATAATATTTATAACTCCACCAATAGCATCACTCCCATAAAGTGTACTCATAGAACCCTTTACAATTTCAATTCTTTCAATCATTGAAGTTGGAATTCTATTCATCTCATACGGTTGTTCCGTCTCTCCACTTAATCTTTTTCCATCAAGCAGTATCAAAGTTCCATTTGGACTAACTCCTCTTATAGAAACAGAACCTTTTGATGCTGAGCTTGGATGTGGAAATCTTCCTAATTGTACATTTATAGATGGAACTTTTTCTAACACTTCTCCAATGGTTGTAGCACCAACTTTTTCTATATCCTCTTTTGTAATAATTACAGTAGATGCACTAACACCGTCTATACTCTTTTCAGTTTTTGTTGCTGTTGTAATTTTTACTTCATCTAACCTTACTTCAGTAGCATTTAAGCTCTCTAAAACAATAAACGAAACGAAACTAGAAACAATAATTCGCTTTTTCAATTTTAATCCTTTTAATAATGATAATTTGTATCATAATAGATAAGATATTGTATTTTCTTGATTTATATCAACAATTTAATATATTTTTCTAGTTTATTTTCTTCATAAATAAGATATCTTGTAATTTAAATATAATTGTAGGTTGTAAAAGTCGAAGAAGAGGTATATAGTTTGATAAAATAAGAATATATTTTAAAAGAGAGGATTGTAGGGAATAAAAAAGCTTACCTTGAATTACTAAGAAAGAGTAAAAGAAGGTAAGCTTATTGTAAAAGTTAAAAACTCAATAAGCTGGCGGCGACCTACGTTTCCACAGGGGGACCCTGCAGTATTATCGGCGATGAAGTGCTTGACTACCAGGTTCGGAATGGGGCTGGGTATTTCCACTTCTCTTTAACCACCAGCAAATTTGAGTGCTAAAAGCTTGAGATAAACTCTTAACACTCAAATTGCGAGATTGAGAAATTTAATGCTAAAGTCTTTTTTGTATATCTATATATATTCAACACATATTAAACATAATAAATATGCTTAATAAGATAGTAAACCAAAGAAAAATTGTTAAAAATAAGCCAAACGTTCTATTAGTACTGGTCAGCTAAAGGGCTTACACCCATTACACATCCAGCCTATCAACCAGCTAGTCTTGCTGGGAACTTCAGGGAAAGTTCATCTTAGAGTTGGCTTCGAGCTTAGATGCTTTCAGCTCTTATCACATCCCAACGTGGCTACCCAACGATGCTCTTGGCAGAACAATTGGTACACCAGTGGTTGGTTCATCCCGGTCCTCTCGTACTAGGGACAAATCTCTTCAACTTTCCTACGCCCACGGAAGATAGGGACCGAACTGTCT
This window contains:
- a CDS encoding TonB-dependent receptor plug domain-containing protein, producing the protein MKKRIIVSSFVSFIVLESLNATEVRLDEVKITTATKTEKSIDGVSASTVIITKEDIEKVGATTIGEVLEKVPSINVQLGRFPHPSSASKGSVSIRGVSPNGTLILLDGKRLSGETEQPYEMNRIPTSMIERIEIVKGSMSTLYGSDAIGGVINIITKRDLKDRNYTTIDLKYGSNAYSKARQKNANFTTMGNIDGYKYKVYASTLDTSSFKKDKNYSQKVINPQNGTPIPQHSQNGKSGVLGVSYGDSSTLNSVGVALEKNVTDSLTLGADVNYFNEDREGDYIGSSQQIGQNGMVLNTPINSKDKNHRYDSSIFVKYDISDDLSTTLRYYTSIYKKRNETKAINFDSAVSKKFSANVRIDDVESITTYSLNNSNLLTFGLDYRKERRDSAAINKNPQSSEFVRKEIEYKAIYLQDEIEFTDSLNATVGVRYDDISNANNKTTFQAGVVQKLGENNKIRANFSQGYRSPDIAELYVVSPLYKDGKRYGADVIFPPFKTNSYDLKPEESNSYEIAYENNFNGFISEFVIFRTDIKNKIDLKAYGTGGTKYYTSENLDKVNINGLELNLDYKFTNSFESSFNLTYLDTKDKSTNKELTFTPSISAALNLSYKIIEPLKSNINIRYIGKQYEDAQNKEKIDDYTLVDLGLSYDINKIFTLYGGVDNIFNQKVDTNADINVGTYYFAGVKARF
- the fusA gene encoding elongation factor G, with translation MARKVPLNRVRNIGIAAHIDAGKTTSTERILFYTGISHKIGETHEGTATMDWMEQEQERGITITSAATTCFWNHPKTNEQLQINIIDTPGHVDFTIEVERSMRVLDGAVAVFCSVGGVQPQSETVWRQANKYGVPRIIYVNKMDRTGANFLNVMAQVRDRLKANPVPLQIPIGAEDQFRGMIDLVKMKAYTYTLDAQAGEMYKIEEIPADLADMAAEYREKLVEAASESSDELMDKYLEGVELTEEEIVSGIKKRCLAMEITPMVCGTSFKNKGIQPLLDAVAMYLPAPTEVADIKGETQDGEAVLVPSTDKGEVAALAFKIMTDPFVGQLTFTRVYRGILESGTYVLNSTKMKKERIGRLLKMHANSREEVKELYAGEIGAVVGLKDTITGDTLASEKDPVILERMDFPDPVISVAVEPKTKADQEKMGIALGKLAEEDPSFRVNTDEETGQTIISGMGELHLEILVDRMKREFKVEAEVGAPQVAYRETIRNAVKQEYKYAKQSGGKGQYGHVYLEIKPMEAGSEPTFKFNNDIKGGVVPKEYVPAVEKGCFEAMQGGILAGYPMVDIEVTLYDGSYHEVDSSEMAFKLAASMGFKQGCRSAAAGAVLLEPIMKVEIETPEEYMGDVIGDCNKRRGQVQSMDDRAGIKLVTAMIPLSELFGYSTDLRSMSQGRATYSMLFDSYQEVPRNVSEEIMKKRNG
- the rpsG gene encoding 30S ribosomal protein S7 → MRRRKAPVREIMADPIYNSKVITKFVNAIMLDGKKSVAEKILYGAIENLDKRGEEKGFDLFEKAVENVKPLLEVRSRRVGGATYQVPVEVRAVRRQTLALRWLIDASRKRNERTMVERLANELFEAANERGASFKKKEDVHRMAEANKAFAHYRW
- the rpsL gene encoding 30S ribosomal protein S12; the encoded protein is MPTIQQLVRKERKKVVEKSKSPALKKCPQRRGVCTRVYTTTPKKPNSALRKVAKVRLTTGFEVISYIGGEGHNLQEHSIVLVRGGRVKDLPGVKYHIVRGALDSAGVNNRTVSRSKYGTKRPKAKK